One part of the Chryseobacterium mulctrae genome encodes these proteins:
- the acs gene encoding acetate--CoA ligase translates to MRNYVIEDLPHYFEEYKKSIKNPKKFWDKVADQNFVWYQRWSKVVKYDMNEAKITWFKDAKLNITKNCLDRHLSVRGEKTAIIWEPNDPKEEEAQHISYNELYTRVNKTANVLREMGIEKGDRVCIYLPMIPELAVTMLACAKLGAVHSVIFAGFSASAVVSRVNDCGAKMLITSDGSYRGSKVLDLKSIIDEALEKCPIVEKTLVVKRTHNEIKMKEGRDFWMDDLYEKASADFVTVIMDAEDPLFILYTSGSTGKPKGMLHTSAGYMVYSAYTFKNVFNYQENDIYWCTADIGWITGHSYILYGPLLNGATTVIFEGVPTYPEPDRFWDVIEKHKVTQFYTAPTAIRSLAKESTEWVDKHDLSSLRVIGSVGEPINDEAWHWFNDHVGRKKCPIVDTWWQTETGGIMISPIPFVTPTKPTYATLPLPGIQPVLMDDKRNEITGNQVTGNLCIRFPWPGIARTIWGDHQRYKETYFSAFPGKYFTGDGALRDEVGYYRITGRVDDVVIVSGHNLGTAPIEDSINEHPAVAESAIVGFPHDIKGSALYGFVILKDSGSDRKQENLVKEINQLISDQIGPIAKLDKIQFVSGLPKTRSGKIMRRILRKIAEGDFSNFGDTSTLLNPEIVEEIKNERI, encoded by the coding sequence ATGAGAAATTACGTGATAGAAGATTTACCGCACTACTTTGAAGAGTACAAAAAATCAATCAAAAACCCTAAAAAATTCTGGGATAAAGTTGCTGATCAGAATTTTGTATGGTATCAAAGATGGAGCAAGGTGGTAAAATATGATATGAATGAAGCGAAAATCACTTGGTTTAAAGATGCTAAATTAAATATCACCAAAAACTGCCTCGACAGACATTTATCGGTAAGAGGAGAAAAAACTGCCATCATTTGGGAACCGAATGATCCGAAAGAAGAAGAAGCACAACACATTTCTTACAACGAATTATATACAAGAGTCAACAAAACAGCCAATGTTCTTCGCGAAATGGGAATTGAAAAAGGCGACAGAGTCTGTATTTATCTTCCCATGATCCCTGAATTGGCAGTTACTATGTTGGCGTGTGCAAAATTAGGAGCGGTTCATTCTGTAATTTTTGCAGGGTTTTCAGCTTCGGCCGTGGTCTCAAGAGTAAATGATTGTGGCGCAAAAATGTTGATTACTTCAGACGGAAGTTACAGAGGAAGCAAAGTTTTAGATTTAAAATCGATTATTGATGAAGCTTTAGAAAAATGCCCGATTGTGGAAAAAACTTTAGTCGTAAAAAGAACCCACAACGAAATAAAAATGAAGGAAGGCAGAGATTTCTGGATGGATGATTTATATGAAAAAGCTTCCGCAGATTTCGTTACCGTAATTATGGATGCAGAAGATCCTTTATTTATTTTATACACTTCCGGTTCTACAGGAAAACCAAAAGGAATGCTTCACACTTCTGCAGGTTATATGGTGTATTCAGCATATACTTTCAAAAATGTTTTCAATTATCAGGAAAATGATATTTATTGGTGTACTGCAGATATTGGCTGGATTACAGGACACTCTTACATTCTTTACGGGCCATTATTAAACGGTGCAACAACCGTAATTTTCGAAGGAGTTCCGACTTATCCTGAACCGGACAGATTTTGGGATGTCATTGAAAAACATAAAGTAACCCAATTTTACACTGCTCCAACTGCTATTCGTTCTTTAGCAAAAGAAAGCACAGAGTGGGTTGACAAGCATGATTTAAGTTCATTACGAGTAATAGGATCTGTTGGAGAACCTATTAATGACGAAGCTTGGCATTGGTTTAACGATCATGTCGGAAGAAAAAAATGCCCGATTGTAGATACTTGGTGGCAAACAGAAACTGGTGGAATCATGATCTCTCCTATTCCATTTGTAACACCTACAAAACCTACATACGCAACACTTCCATTACCGGGAATTCAACCTGTTTTAATGGATGATAAACGCAACGAAATTACAGGAAACCAAGTTACAGGAAACCTTTGCATCCGTTTTCCGTGGCCGGGAATTGCGAGAACAATTTGGGGTGATCACCAAAGATATAAGGAAACTTATTTTTCGGCATTTCCAGGAAAATATTTTACGGGAGACGGTGCCTTGAGAGATGAGGTTGGTTACTACAGAATCACAGGTCGTGTAGATGATGTGGTGATTGTTTCTGGTCATAATTTAGGAACTGCACCAATTGAAGACAGCATCAATGAACATCCGGCTGTAGCAGAATCTGCAATCGTAGGTTTCCCTCACGATATCAAAGGAAGCGCTTTATACGGTTTTGTAATTTTAAAAGATTCCGGTTCCGACAGAAAGCAGGAAAATTTGGTTAAAGAAATTAATCAATTAATTTCCGATCAGATCGGTCCGATTGCAAAATTAGATAAAATTCAGTTTGTTTCAGGGCTTCCAAAAACACGTTCCGGAAAAATTATGCGTAGAATTTTAAGAAAAATTGCGGAAGGAGATTTCAGTAATTTTGGAGATACTTCTACTCTATTGAATCCTGAAATTGTGGAGGAGATTAAGAATGAAAGAATTTAA
- a CDS encoding 23S rRNA (pseudouridine(1915)-N(3))-methyltransferase RlmH yields MRISLVCIGKTDDKEITSLIGYYLTRLPKHWNFEIIEIPDVKNAKNLSSELLKKEEAKLFLNQIDKNDLVIILDEKGKQFTSREFSQKIDSWMNSSVKKVHILIGGAYGFSDEIYSRANEKMSLSKMTFTHQMIRLFIVEQLYRADQILQGKPYHND; encoded by the coding sequence ATGCGAATCAGTTTAGTTTGTATTGGGAAAACAGATGACAAAGAAATTACATCTTTAATCGGTTATTATCTTACCCGCCTTCCAAAACACTGGAATTTTGAGATCATCGAAATTCCGGATGTGAAAAATGCCAAAAATCTTTCTTCCGAACTTCTCAAAAAAGAAGAAGCCAAATTATTTTTAAATCAAATCGATAAAAATGATCTGGTTATTATTCTTGATGAAAAAGGAAAACAGTTTACAAGCCGTGAATTTTCTCAGAAAATAGATTCGTGGATGAATTCTTCAGTAAAAAAAGTTCATATCTTGATTGGTGGAGCCTACGGTTTTTCGGATGAAATTTACAGCAGAGCCAACGAAAAAATGTCATTATCTAAAATGACATTTACGCATCAGATGATACGGTTATTTATTGTAGAACAGCTTTACAGAGCTGATCAGATTTTACAGGGGAAACCTTATCACAACGATTAA
- a CDS encoding phosphatase PAP2 family protein — protein MEEIIQEDKNLFLYLNNLGDTPFDQFWMMISATWIWVPLYVILCYLLYKNFKLKSLLYILLFIAIGVTVSDQVSGIFKYGVARLRPCHDPSLQNVMRIVKCGGQYGFYSAHASNTFFLASYLSFLLKDKLKWFPYAIFVWAAVVAYSRIYLGVHFPVDILVGAFVGTLLGGLFAMLAKKVINKQTINP, from the coding sequence ATGGAAGAAATTATTCAGGAAGATAAAAATCTATTCCTTTATCTTAATAATTTAGGCGATACTCCGTTTGACCAGTTTTGGATGATGATTTCTGCAACCTGGATCTGGGTTCCGTTGTATGTGATTCTCTGTTATCTTCTGTACAAAAATTTCAAATTAAAATCTCTGCTGTATATACTCCTTTTCATTGCGATTGGAGTGACAGTTTCAGATCAGGTTTCAGGGATTTTTAAATATGGTGTTGCAAGATTAAGACCTTGTCATGACCCTTCACTTCAAAACGTTATGCGTATTGTAAAATGTGGCGGGCAATATGGTTTTTACTCTGCACATGCTTCAAATACTTTCTTTTTAGCAAGCTATTTAAGTTTTTTATTGAAAGATAAACTTAAATGGTTTCCTTATGCTATATTTGTCTGGGCTGCAGTAGTAGCGTACAGCCGTATATATTTAGGAGTACATTTCCCGGTAGATATTTTGGTAGGGGCGTTTGTTGGAACTTTATTGGGAGGGCTTTTTGCTATGCTCGCAAAAAAAGTAATCAATAAACAAACTATAAACCCATGA
- a CDS encoding tetratricopeptide repeat protein, producing the protein MKKHLLVLSVVLTSLNFLSAQDKGIAEECFKKADYQCAEEQYSKLVLSEHIQKYQSDYYVSLGTSQRRLGKTTLAFKSYESALKSNPKSIAVYENLASLHNQKGNRTKALEYANTGVKLEPENAEIYLIRSKIYNNLGKKDLAMADLKQILTFAPDNILARTALANLKKNSGDLEGALKDYNLMLTEKPESLLYNGRADVYLKMKKSKEALADINKAISIDPKFSQSYVTKATILFESAKDKEACSNLDKAATLGHEKALLTEFAGKCMKK; encoded by the coding sequence ATGAAAAAACATTTACTCGTTCTTAGCGTAGTACTTACATCTCTTAACTTTCTGTCTGCTCAGGATAAAGGAATAGCTGAAGAATGTTTTAAAAAAGCCGATTATCAATGTGCCGAAGAGCAATATTCAAAATTGGTGCTTTCGGAACATATTCAGAAATATCAGTCAGATTATTACGTTAGTTTAGGAACTTCACAAAGAAGATTAGGCAAAACGACTTTGGCTTTTAAATCTTATGAATCTGCTTTAAAATCAAATCCTAAATCTATTGCTGTTTATGAAAATCTGGCTTCTTTACATAATCAAAAAGGAAATCGTACCAAAGCTTTAGAATACGCCAATACAGGAGTAAAACTTGAGCCTGAAAATGCTGAAATTTATTTAATTCGATCTAAGATTTACAATAATTTAGGTAAAAAAGATTTGGCGATGGCAGATCTAAAACAGATTCTCACTTTTGCTCCCGACAACATTTTGGCAAGAACAGCATTAGCCAATCTTAAAAAAAATAGCGGAGATCTTGAAGGTGCTCTTAAAGATTACAACTTAATGCTCACTGAGAAACCTGAGTCTTTGCTTTACAATGGAAGAGCAGATGTCTATCTGAAAATGAAAAAATCAAAAGAAGCTTTAGCAGACATCAATAAAGCCATTTCTATTGATCCTAAATTTTCGCAGTCTTATGTCACAAAAGCAACGATTTTGTTTGAATCTGCAAAAGATAAAGAAGCGTGTTCCAATTTAGATAAAGCTGCTACATTGGGTCACGAAAAAGCTTTATTGACAGAGTTTGCAGGAAAATGTATGAAAAAATAG
- a CDS encoding Sec-independent protein translocase subunit TatA/TatB: MELSIGEMALIAIAIVVLFGPDKLPQIARDLGAGVRKMRGAVEDIKTEIMKETDNPVSEIKREIEKVKDAAKDFNPMKNIEENILKEQPSATELPKVKPADDETYEGPVSR, encoded by the coding sequence ATGGAATTAAGCATTGGAGAAATGGCACTTATTGCCATTGCAATTGTAGTTTTATTTGGTCCGGATAAACTACCCCAAATTGCTCGCGACCTTGGAGCGGGAGTGAGAAAAATGCGTGGCGCAGTAGAAGACATCAAAACTGAGATCATGAAAGAAACAGATAATCCTGTTTCTGAAATAAAGCGTGAGATCGAGAAAGTGAAAGATGCTGCAAAAGACTTTAATCCGATGAAGAACATCGAAGAAAATATTTTAAAGGAACAGCCTTCTGCAACCGAATTACCAAAAGTAAAACCCGCAGATGATGAAACTTACGAAGGACCGGTAAGCCGTTAA
- a CDS encoding RelA/SpoT family protein gives MSYDLEQENKEISARYKDLISNTYRTLDEENNKLIRKAFDIALDAHKDQRRKSGEPYIYHPIAVAKIVATEIGLGASSIACALLHDVIEDSEYTYEDLKKIFGERIAGVVNGLTKISIMNHQNISVQSENYRKLLLTLSEDFRVILIKIADRLHNMRTLQSMAPDKQKKIASETVYIYAPMAHRLGLYNIKSELEDLSLKYNNPEVYNEITEKLELAKESRIRYIDEFTKEVSERLKDEGLNVSIKGRAKAISSIYRKMLKQGVSFEEVFDNYAIRIIYKSDAKNEKFLAWKIYSIVTDVYHSNPSRMRDWITQPRSTGYESLHLTVLGPDRKWIEVQIRSERMDDIAEKGVAAHYKYKEGYKQSNDDRNFEKWVTEIRDVLEQQQNLTTSELLDNIKLNLYSKEVFVFTPKGEIKILPTNATALDFAFSVHSDLGMKCLGAKINGKLVPISYVLQNGDQVDILSSQNQKPKFDWLDFVVTSKAKSKIKSYLNSEKNSFVEEGKEILQRKLRHAKINFNDEEINKLQKFFNLKSSQELFLKFQTNELDASSLRKYIESKNVFNNLLSRFKRNTNKNQHYEEPKEINLDMIVFGKDEEKLNYSYAKCCTVIPGDKIFGFITISDGIKVHSDNCPNAINLRAQYDYRVIPAKWVNEESFKNRIKIEIEGLDRMGMINDITTVISGAMGMDMKSMSIESNNGIFTGNINLEVKHKGQLEETFKKLKAIDGISRIRRI, from the coding sequence ATGAGTTACGATTTGGAACAAGAAAATAAAGAAATCTCTGCGAGGTATAAAGACCTGATTTCTAACACATACAGAACTTTGGATGAAGAAAATAATAAACTCATCCGAAAGGCTTTTGATATTGCTCTTGATGCTCACAAAGATCAAAGAAGAAAATCTGGTGAACCCTACATTTATCATCCTATTGCTGTTGCTAAAATTGTTGCGACAGAAATTGGTTTAGGAGCTTCATCAATTGCCTGTGCGCTTTTACACGATGTTATAGAAGATTCTGAGTACACTTACGAAGATCTGAAAAAGATTTTTGGAGAAAGAATAGCCGGTGTTGTCAACGGATTGACGAAGATTTCTATCATGAATCATCAGAATATTTCTGTACAGTCTGAAAACTACAGAAAATTGCTATTGACGCTTTCTGAAGATTTCCGTGTGATTCTTATTAAAATTGCAGACCGACTTCACAATATGCGAACGTTGCAAAGCATGGCGCCCGATAAACAGAAAAAAATTGCTTCTGAAACGGTTTACATTTATGCACCGATGGCTCACAGATTGGGATTGTACAATATCAAGTCTGAGCTCGAAGATTTATCTTTAAAATATAATAATCCCGAAGTTTATAATGAAATCACCGAAAAACTGGAATTGGCAAAAGAAAGCCGAATCCGCTACATCGATGAGTTTACCAAAGAAGTTTCAGAAAGATTAAAGGATGAAGGTTTAAATGTAAGTATAAAAGGTCGCGCAAAAGCCATCTCTTCTATTTACAGAAAAATGCTTAAACAGGGCGTTTCTTTTGAAGAGGTTTTTGATAATTATGCAATCCGGATTATTTATAAATCTGATGCAAAGAATGAAAAGTTCCTTGCTTGGAAAATATATTCTATCGTTACAGATGTTTATCACAGTAATCCATCAAGAATGCGTGACTGGATTACGCAACCCCGTTCTACAGGCTATGAAAGTTTACATTTAACTGTTCTTGGTCCTGATCGAAAGTGGATTGAAGTACAGATTCGTTCTGAAAGAATGGATGATATTGCTGAAAAAGGGGTTGCTGCTCATTACAAATACAAAGAAGGTTACAAACAAAGCAATGATGACCGAAATTTTGAAAAATGGGTTACCGAAATACGTGATGTACTCGAACAACAGCAGAATCTTACGACTTCTGAACTTTTAGATAATATTAAACTCAACTTATATTCTAAAGAAGTTTTTGTATTTACGCCAAAAGGTGAAATTAAAATTCTTCCGACCAATGCAACGGCTTTAGATTTTGCTTTTTCTGTGCATTCAGATTTAGGAATGAAATGTTTAGGAGCGAAAATCAACGGGAAATTGGTTCCTATTTCATACGTTCTTCAAAACGGTGATCAGGTAGACATTCTTTCATCTCAAAATCAAAAACCCAAGTTTGACTGGCTTGATTTTGTAGTGACTTCAAAGGCAAAATCAAAAATTAAAAGTTATCTTAATTCTGAGAAAAACTCATTCGTAGAAGAAGGAAAAGAAATTTTACAGAGAAAACTTCGTCATGCAAAAATTAATTTTAATGACGAGGAAATCAATAAACTTCAGAAGTTTTTCAACCTTAAGTCTTCTCAGGAGCTTTTCTTAAAATTCCAAACTAACGAACTGGATGCAAGCAGTTTAAGAAAATATATTGAAAGTAAAAACGTTTTCAATAATCTACTTTCGAGATTTAAGAGAAATACCAATAAAAACCAGCATTACGAAGAGCCGAAAGAAATCAATCTCGATATGATTGTTTTTGGGAAAGATGAAGAAAAGCTCAATTACAGTTATGCAAAATGTTGTACGGTAATTCCCGGAGACAAAATCTTTGGTTTCATTACCATTTCAGACGGAATTAAAGTTCACAGCGATAATTGTCCGAATGCGATTAATCTTCGTGCACAATATGATTACCGCGTCATTCCTGCAAAATGGGTGAATGAAGAAAGCTTCAAAAACCGTATTAAAATTGAGATTGAAGGTCTCGACAGAATGGGAATGATTAACGACATCACCACCGTAATCAGTGGTGCAATGGGAATGGATATGAAAAGTATGTCGATTGAATCTAACAACGGAATTTTCACAGGAAATATCAACTTAGAAGTAAAACATAAAGGTCAGCTTGAAGAAACATTCAAAAAATTAAAGGCAATCGACGGAATTTCAAGAATCAGACGTATTTAA
- a CDS encoding TCR/Tet family MFS transporter, whose translation MENSKKKAAMSFIFITLLIDITGWGIIIPVVPQLIKELIHADISEAAKYGGWLGFAYAFVQFVFSPVVGNLSDKFGRRPIILISLFGFAIDYILLALAPTILWLFVGRIIAGITGASVTTASAYIADISTDKDRAKNFGLIGAAFGLGFIIGPVLGGVLGHYGARVPFYAAAGLCLLNFLYGYFILPESLDKDKRREFSWKRANPVGSFKFLGKHPEISGLIFALILIYIAGHAVQSNWSFFTMYEFDWTERMVGISLGVVGLLVGLVQGVLIRWTTPKLGEQKSIYYGLILYAIGLLLFSFASEGWMMFVFLIPYCLGGICGPALQSVITKSVPSNEQGELQGALTSLMSATSIIGPPVMTNLFYFFTHDEAPFKFSGAPFFLAFILMSVSVVITYYAFQKNKS comes from the coding sequence ATGGAAAATTCAAAAAAGAAAGCAGCAATGAGTTTTATATTTATCACGTTGCTGATAGATATAACGGGATGGGGAATCATCATTCCTGTAGTTCCGCAACTGATCAAAGAACTGATTCACGCAGACATCAGTGAAGCTGCAAAATATGGAGGCTGGCTCGGTTTTGCTTATGCTTTCGTTCAGTTTGTTTTTTCTCCGGTTGTAGGAAATCTTAGTGACAAATTTGGGCGAAGACCTATTATTTTGATCTCACTTTTTGGTTTTGCCATTGATTATATTTTGCTTGCATTGGCTCCAACCATTTTATGGCTGTTTGTAGGAAGAATTATTGCGGGAATTACCGGAGCGAGTGTTACTACAGCAAGTGCATACATTGCCGATATTTCTACAGATAAAGACAGAGCCAAAAACTTCGGTTTAATTGGTGCTGCATTTGGCTTAGGTTTTATTATAGGTCCGGTTTTAGGAGGTGTTTTAGGTCATTATGGAGCAAGAGTTCCGTTTTATGCTGCAGCAGGCTTATGTCTTTTAAATTTCCTTTATGGTTATTTCATCCTTCCTGAAAGTTTAGATAAAGATAAAAGACGCGAGTTTAGCTGGAAACGTGCAAATCCTGTTGGTTCATTCAAGTTTTTAGGAAAACATCCTGAAATTTCAGGTTTAATCTTTGCTTTAATTTTAATTTATATTGCAGGTCATGCAGTACAAAGTAACTGGAGCTTCTTTACGATGTACGAATTTGACTGGACAGAAAGAATGGTCGGTATTTCTTTAGGTGTCGTTGGTCTTTTGGTCGGTTTGGTTCAGGGAGTTTTAATCCGATGGACAACTCCAAAGTTGGGTGAACAAAAAAGTATTTATTACGGATTAATATTATACGCGATAGGATTGCTGCTGTTCTCATTCGCATCCGAAGGTTGGATGATGTTTGTATTTTTAATTCCTTATTGTTTGGGTGGAATTTGCGGTCCTGCTTTGCAGTCTGTGATCACAAAATCGGTTCCTTCAAACGAACAGGGAGAATTGCAGGGAGCTTTAACCAGTTTAATGAGTGCAACATCCATTATAGGTCCACCTGTAATGACCAATTTATTTTACTTTTTCACCCATGATGAAGCGCCGTTTAAGTTTTCCGGAGCACCTTTCTTTTTAGCATTTATATTGATGTCTGTAAGCGTTGTGATTACTTATTATGCTTTTCAGAAAAATAAATCTTAA
- a CDS encoding YihY/virulence factor BrkB family protein — translation MALKIPKFIVKFQEFLDDIHLPVLGISLWQMFQIYISGIFKGNIGRKAASISWSFTLSLFPFLLFLLSVIPYMPHYDKLQFYIFEVLMHNIFPSNIEGDVRNYIEDNIIPNMKGISNLTILVALVFATNGTFSLINGFNENSEEKLTDVKEFILSFFITIGFVSIIFLALFGVYYVEVVLKLFTPSYDVSWLVRNLSKIIGFVSFPLFYFILLAMFYWLGTVKIIRFRQAIPGAILTTVLFVVTTYFFALYVKNIARYNVLYGSIGSMILLMVWVNVNVYLLLFGNELNMALRKLRIEKLLSDEIKREAKNYHSHNSEPNLESDDEHRRPYEKKEN, via the coding sequence ATGGCTTTAAAAATTCCTAAATTTATCGTGAAATTTCAAGAATTTCTAGACGACATCCATCTTCCGGTACTCGGAATATCACTTTGGCAGATGTTTCAAATCTATATTTCAGGAATTTTTAAAGGTAATATAGGTCGAAAGGCAGCAAGTATTTCCTGGAGTTTTACCTTAAGTTTATTTCCTTTTTTGCTTTTCTTACTTTCGGTAATTCCGTATATGCCGCATTATGATAAGCTTCAGTTCTATATTTTTGAAGTTTTAATGCATAATATTTTCCCATCCAATATCGAAGGTGATGTAAGAAATTATATTGAAGATAATATTATCCCAAACATGAAGGGAATCAGTAATTTAACAATTCTTGTAGCACTTGTTTTTGCAACAAATGGTACTTTTTCTTTAATTAACGGATTCAATGAAAACTCAGAGGAAAAACTGACCGATGTAAAAGAATTTATTCTTTCTTTTTTTATTACGATTGGTTTCGTAAGTATCATATTTTTAGCGCTTTTCGGGGTGTATTATGTGGAAGTTGTACTCAAACTGTTTACACCGTCTTATGATGTTTCCTGGCTCGTAAGAAATCTTTCTAAAATAATTGGTTTTGTATCATTTCCGCTCTTTTATTTTATCCTTTTAGCGATGTTTTATTGGTTGGGAACGGTGAAGATTATCAGATTCAGACAGGCGATTCCGGGAGCAATTCTTACGACTGTTCTGTTTGTGGTAACCACATATTTCTTTGCGTTATATGTGAAAAATATTGCCCGTTATAACGTACTTTACGGTTCCATCGGAAGTATGATTTTGTTGATGGTTTGGGTGAATGTAAATGTTTATCTTTTGCTTTTTGGGAACGAACTGAACATGGCATTGAGAAAATTAAGAATTGAAAAATTACTTTCAGACGAAATAAAAAGAGAGGCGAAAAATTATCATTCTCACAATTCTGAACCCAACCTGGAAAGTGATGATGAACACAGAAGACCTTATGAGAAAAAAGAAAATTAA
- the nhaA gene encoding Na+/H+ antiporter NhaA translates to MMLTQYFKNFFQSNQSSGVLLILCVVFALIIANSSLGTGFQQFLDFQLGSEDLHLKYPISIWINDGLMAVFFLLVGLEIKRELVEGELSSFKNASLPIFAAIGGMLVPAVIYTAFNFGTDYGNGWGIPMATDIAFSLAIISMLGKKVPASLKIFLAALAIVDDLGAILVIAIFYTEQIHWIYLLLSFGIVAVLFLLNYLKVTKLVFYIVPGIFLWYFLHHSGIHATIAGVLLAFTIPTNVSKTKISPLEKLEHSLHFPVSFIIMPIFALTNTNIAFNSSMVDGLFNSLGLGIIGGLVLGKLIGINLFSLIAIKLKISSLPQRSSWNQMIGVGLLAGIGFTMSIFIALLSFKHEISFQDEAKFAILIASFIAAVSGYLILNFSAKKKRVKKHRKISSS, encoded by the coding sequence ATGATGCTGACCCAGTATTTTAAAAATTTTTTTCAAAGCAATCAATCATCCGGAGTTTTACTCATTTTATGTGTGGTTTTTGCATTAATTATTGCAAACTCATCCTTAGGAACTGGTTTTCAGCAATTTTTAGATTTTCAATTAGGTTCTGAAGATTTACATTTAAAATATCCTATAAGTATTTGGATAAACGATGGTTTGATGGCAGTTTTCTTTCTCTTAGTGGGATTGGAAATTAAAAGAGAATTGGTAGAAGGCGAGCTTTCGTCTTTTAAAAACGCTTCGCTGCCAATTTTCGCAGCAATCGGCGGAATGCTAGTTCCTGCGGTTATTTATACTGCCTTCAACTTCGGAACAGATTACGGCAACGGATGGGGAATTCCGATGGCGACTGATATTGCTTTTTCTTTGGCTATTATTTCAATGTTGGGAAAAAAAGTTCCGGCTTCGCTAAAGATTTTTCTGGCAGCTTTGGCAATTGTCGATGACTTGGGTGCTATTTTGGTGATTGCGATTTTTTATACCGAACAAATTCACTGGATCTATCTTTTGCTTTCTTTCGGCATTGTTGCGGTTTTATTTCTTTTAAATTATCTGAAGGTTACAAAGCTGGTTTTCTATATTGTTCCGGGAATATTTTTATGGTATTTCCTGCATCATTCAGGAATTCACGCAACGATTGCAGGAGTTTTATTGGCTTTTACGATTCCAACTAATGTTTCTAAAACAAAAATATCACCTTTAGAAAAACTTGAACATTCGCTGCATTTTCCGGTGAGCTTTATTATCATGCCGATTTTCGCATTAACAAACACCAATATTGCCTTTAACAGCAGTATGGTCGACGGATTATTCAACAGTTTAGGATTGGGAATAATTGGCGGACTTGTTTTAGGTAAACTGATAGGAATTAATCTTTTCTCACTGATTGCCATAAAACTAAAAATCAGTTCACTTCCACAACGCTCTTCATGGAATCAGATGATCGGTGTCGGTCTTTTAGCGGGAATAGGATTTACAATGTCAATATTCATTGCCTTGCTTTCTTTTAAACATGAAATATCTTTTCAGGATGAAGCTAAATTTGCTATTCTGATTGCTTCATTTATCGCAGCAGTTTCCGGATATTTGATTTTAAATTTCAGTGCAAAGAAAAAGAGAGTAAAAAAACACAGAAAGATCAGTTCTTCTTAA
- a CDS encoding tRNA (cytidine(34)-2'-O)-methyltransferase gives MLNIVLVEPEIPNNTGNIGRLCVGTESRLHLIHPFGFLIDDKNLKRSGLDYWVHLDVTEYANVDEWMKNIPNLSRVFLMSSHAEKSYLEIDFQDGDWLVFGKESKGLSKDVLDRFENHLTIPMSKLIRSFNIANSVAFVVGEAKRQIGLQK, from the coding sequence ATGTTAAATATTGTTCTCGTAGAACCAGAGATCCCTAATAATACCGGTAATATCGGAAGACTATGTGTAGGAACCGAAAGCAGATTACACTTAATACATCCTTTCGGATTTTTGATTGATGATAAAAACCTGAAACGTTCCGGTTTAGATTATTGGGTGCATCTTGATGTAACAGAATATGCAAATGTCGACGAATGGATGAAAAATATCCCTAATTTGTCTCGTGTTTTTCTAATGAGTTCACATGCTGAAAAATCTTATTTGGAAATCGATTTTCAGGATGGAGATTGGTTGGTTTTCGGAAAAGAGAGTAAAGGTTTGAGTAAAGATGTTTTAGACCGTTTTGAAAATCATTTGACTATTCCTATGTCTAAACTGATTCGAAGTTTTAATATCGCAAATTCGGTTGCGTTCGTTGTAGGAGAGGCGAAAAGACAGATTGGTTTACAAAAATAA